A single genomic interval of Natator depressus isolate rNatDep1 chromosome 14, rNatDep2.hap1, whole genome shotgun sequence harbors:
- the OTOP2 gene encoding proton channel OTOP2: protein MTEKPVQTDSEISREDSIMGSGQREDIASRASSPTGSLGHHPHSPPSTHNPKEIWKKGGRMFSVLLAVNLVLLACTLVSSAAFNQVAVHDYDVFFLLTVMMLICIAWTLFYLIVTTKRQDAILYKDSHAGPVWLRGGLVLFAIFTLVMDVFKTGYYSSFYNCLSAIKIIYPIVQAVFVIVQTYFLWISAKDCIHVHLDVTRCGLMLTLTTNLAVWMSAVTDESVHKSHTKFQNVTEGTHRWIMKAGTASDSIEGCSCTSEICKIFQSGYFWLYPFNIEYSLFASAMLYVMWKNVGRLIDHHTHHIHHLKFRLFRRTFFVGIILGLLILVSGLAVLIVYEVQVNASGQPDKKNEALIMYYTFNIVCLSLMSLVCIGGSIVYRFDKRDMDHHKNPTRTLDMALLLGAAVGQYAISYYSIVAVVASTPRDAISALNLTYSLLMIAQHTFQNIFIIEGLHRQPPEDDHKIHPHQKDLYGLTFVNINAVSLRVPESSSALPSPLPHGQGAVAIQPSDVVQSIMVPKKVKWRRKFLKEISLFLLLCNVILWIMPAFGARPQFDNDKELNFYGYSMWAAIVDICLPFGIFYRMHAVASLLEVYIMS from the exons ATGACAGAGAAGCCCGTGCAGACAGACAGCGAGATCAGTCGCGAAGACTCCATCATGGGCTCAGGTCAGAGAGAAGACATTGCCAGCAGGGCCTCCAGCCCAACAGGCTCCTTGGGCCACCATCCGCACTCGCCCCCCTCGACGCACAACCCCAAGGAGATCTGGAAGAAAGGAGGCCGCATGTTCTCAGTCCTGCTGGCCGTCAATTTGGTGCTACTGGCCTGCACCCTGGTGAGCAGTGCGGCCTTCAACCAGGTAGCTGTGCATGACTATGACGTGTTTTTCCTGCTGACCGTCATGATGCTGATCTGTATTGCCTGGACACTCTTCTACCTCATCGTCACCACTAAGCGCCAGGATGCCATCCTCTACAAGGACTCCCATGCGGGACCTGTCTGGCTGAGAG GAGGCCTGGTTTTGTTTGCCATTTTCACCCTCGTGATGGACGTGTTTAAAACTGGGTATTACTCCAGCTTCTACAACTGCCTGTCCGCCATCAAAATTATCTACCCTATCGTGCAGGCTGTGTTTGTGATCGTCCAG ACCTACTTCCTGTGGATTTCTGCCAAAGACTGCATTCACGTGCACCTGGACGTTACCAG GTGTGGCTTGATGCTGACGTTGACCACTAATCTAGCCGTGTGGATGTCGGCCGTAACAGACGAGTCCGTGCATAAATCGCACACAAAATTCCAGAATGTAACAGAAGGAACACACAGATGGATCATGAAAG CTGGAACGGCAAGTGACTCAATAGAAGGCTGTAGTTGTACCAGTGAAATTTGCAAGATCTTCCAGAGTGGCTATTTTTGGTTGTATCCCTTCAACATTGAGTACAGTCTCTTTGCCTCTGCCATGCTGTATGTGATGTGGAAGAACGTTGGACGCCTCATAGACCACCACACCCACCATATCCACCACCTGAAGTTCAGGCTCTTCAGAAGGACCTTCTTTGTGGGCATCATTTTGGGGCTGTTGATACTGGTGAGCGGCCTGGCGGTCCTTATTGTTTATGAGGTGCAGGTGAATGCCAGTGGCCAACCAGACAAGAAAAATGAAGCACTCATCATGTATTACACCTTCAACATAGTTTGCCTGAGCCTGATGTCTCTTGTCTGCATCGGAGGTTCCATTGTCTACAGGTTTGATAAGAGAGACATGGACCACCACAAGAATCCAACCAGGACTTTGGACATGGCCTTATTGCTGGGGGCTGCCGTGGGGCAATATGCTATCTCCTACTACTCCATTGTGGCTGTGGTGGCCAGCACTCCAAGGGATGCCATAAGTGCCCTCAACTTGACCTACTCACTGCTGATGATCGCCCAGCACACCTTCCAGAACATCTTCATCATCGAAGGCCTTCATCGGCAGCCCCCAGAAGATGACCACAAAATTCATCCTCACCAGAAGGACCTATATGGACTCACCTTTGTCAACATCAATGCTGTATCCCTTCGCGTCCCCGAAAGCAGCAGTGCCCTGCCATCCCCCTTGCCCCACGGTCAAGGTGCGGTAGCAATTCAGCCTTCAGACGTGGTGCAGTCCATAATGGTCCCCAAGAAGGTGAAATGGAGGAGGAAGTTCCTAAAGGAGATCTCCTTGTTCCTGCTCCTGTGCAACGTAATT CTCTGGATCATGCCAGCATTCGGCGCCCGGCCGCAGTTCGACAATGACAAGGAACTCAACTTCTACGGCTACTCGATGTGGGCTGCCATTGTGGACATTTGCCTGCCCTTCGGGATCTTCTACCGCATGCATGCGGTGGCCAGCCTACTGGAGGTCTACATCATGTCCTAA